One segment of Desulfuromonas sp. DNA contains the following:
- a CDS encoding thrombospondin type 3 repeat-containing protein, protein MMGTKLPATILLFSALTLGGGSAALGEDFDPNAWFDECPDALCGAPPAGGAGGGGGGGGPIIVNYDLGPKFSLQEDIDADGIVDTRDSCPFTPNDQSENGDGDDHGDACDNCPGVANNLQTDIDGDGLGDACDMDLDGDGAPNVDDNCVAVHDPTLADYDGDGVGDVCDEDDDNDGVPDRVDNCSKVYNPGQENSDFYMIGDVLGDSCDDDLDNDGFLESGGGERDLCPNLHTYQNTDIDDDGVGDACDNCPVIANAGQADADRNGLGDACDGI, encoded by the coding sequence ATGATGGGAACCAAGCTTCCCGCGACAATTCTGCTCTTTTCCGCCCTGACCCTCGGCGGCGGCAGCGCCGCCCTGGGCGAGGATTTCGATCCCAACGCGTGGTTCGACGAATGTCCCGACGCCCTGTGCGGCGCGCCTCCGGCCGGGGGCGCCGGCGGCGGGGGGGGCGGGGGCGGACCGATCATCGTCAACTACGACCTCGGCCCCAAGTTCTCCCTGCAGGAGGATATCGACGCCGACGGCATCGTCGATACCCGCGACAGTTGCCCCTTCACCCCCAACGACCAGAGCGAAAACGGCGACGGCGACGACCACGGCGACGCCTGCGACAACTGCCCGGGCGTGGCCAACAACCTGCAGACCGACATCGACGGCGACGGCCTGGGCGATGCCTGCGACATGGATCTGGACGGCGACGGGGCGCCCAACGTTGACGACAACTGCGTCGCCGTCCACGACCCCACCCTGGCCGATTACGACGGCGACGGCGTCGGCGACGTCTGCGACGAGGACGACGACAACGACGGCGTCCCCGACCGGGTCGACAACTGCAGCAAGGTCTACAACCCGGGCCAGGAGAACAGCGACTTCTACATGATCGGCGACGTCCTCGGCGATTCCTGCGACGACGACCTGGACAACGACGGCTTTTTGGAGAGCGGCGGGGGCGAACGCGACCTCTGCCCCAACCTCCACACCTACCAGAACACCGATATCGATGACGACGGGGTGGGCGACGCCTGCGACAACTGTCCCGTCATTGCCAATGCCGGTCAGGCCGACGCCGACCGCAACGGGCTGGGAGACGCGTGCGATGGGATATAG